Part of the Halobaculum halobium genome, GCCGGCGAGGACGCCGTCGTCGTCGGCGACGGCGCGGTCGGACTGTGCGGCGTCGCGGCCGCCCGCCGGCTGGGCGCCGAACGGATCGTCGCCGTCGGCCACCACGAGGACCGCCTCGACATCGCCGAGGAGTTCGGCGCCACCCACACGGTCGCCGAGCGCGGGGACGACGCGGTCGACGCGATACTCGATATCACCGACGGCGGCGCGAACCACGTGCTGGAGTGCGTGGGCGCCGCCTCCGCGATGGAAACGGCCGTCGAGGCGGCCCGTCCGGGCGGCACCGTCGGCTACGTCGGCGTTCCCCACGGCATGGAGGGCGGCCTCGATCTCTTCCCGTTCTTCGGGGACAACGTCGCGCTGCGCGGCGGCGTCGCACCCGTCAGAGCGTACGCAGGGGAACTGATGGCCGACGTGCTCCAGGGGACGCTCGACCCGTCCCCGATCTTCACCGAGACCGTTGGGCTGGACGGCGTTCCAGAGGGGTACCGCATGATGGACGAGCGCGAGGCGGTGAAGGTGCTCGTGAAGCCCTGGGAGTGAGGGGTCACAGAGTAGCCCGACTGGACCGTGTCGCGTGTTAGTAGGTGACAAACGCTAAGCCCCGGGGCGCGAACGTCTCTCCATGGAGGTGGCAGAGCGGCCAACGTTCGAGACCGAGGTGAGCAAGCGGATCTACGAGTACGTCGAGCGACACGGCACCGCGAACCGTCACGTCGTTCAGCAGACCGTCTCGGCGCCGGCCGAGGAGTTCGAGCGCGAACTCGACCGGCTGGAGTCCCGCGGGTACCTCGACGACGACGGCGGGACGCTC contains:
- a CDS encoding zinc-dependent alcohol dehydrogenase family protein, whose amino-acid sequence is MRAAVFHGPGDIRVEEVDKPEIEDPTDAIVRVTHTAICGSDLWFYRGESDRDAGTGVGHEPMGVVEEVGEDVRSVEPGDRVLAPFAISCGSCEFCRKGLHTSCVNRDSWGGDNGGAQGEFVRSTHADGTLVRVPDRYTDDEDALESLLPLTDVMGTGHHAARSAGVEAGEDAVVVGDGAVGLCGVAAARRLGAERIVAVGHHEDRLDIAEEFGATHTVAERGDDAVDAILDITDGGANHVLECVGAASAMETAVEAARPGGTVGYVGVPHGMEGGLDLFPFFGDNVALRGGVAPVRAYAGELMADVLQGTLDPSPIFTETVGLDGVPEGYRMMDEREAVKVLVKPWE